The following proteins are encoded in a genomic region of Hirundo rustica isolate bHirRus1 chromosome 3, bHirRus1.pri.v3, whole genome shotgun sequence:
- the MTRES1 gene encoding mitochondrial transcription rescue factor 1 translates to MTGFRLPISTFRKLNVWFGLWEKFPSNKLYPTWRRSLLCSCQASTVNYRCFIFSPVRLSALRLSPDYISVLSLRNKSSKSSKKSRQNVQEEEEEEEEDESNLEDEFEDDPHVVKDYKDLEKVVQSLRYDVILKAGLDMARNKVEDAFYNNELRLNGEKLWKKSRTVKLGDTLDLIIGEDKETGTAVVMRVVLKKLSDKTESEKYKVILRRWKNLKVPKQDVLK, encoded by the exons ATGACTGGCTTCAGACTCCCCATCAGCACTTTCAGAAAACTAAATGTCTGGTTCGGACTGTGGGAGAAATTTCCCTCAAATAAACTGTATCCCACTTGGAGGAGAAGCTTACTCTGTAGCTGTCAAGCAAGCACAGTAAACTAcagatgtttcattttttccccagtcagACTCAGTGCACTAAGACTCTCACCAGACTACATCTCAGTACTTTCTCTGCgaaacaaaagcagcaaaagctcTAAAAAGAGCAGACAAAACGTacaagaagaggaggaagaagaggaggaagatgaaaGTAATTTGGAAGATGAATTTGAAGATGACCCCCACGTAGTAAAAGATTACAAGGATCTTGAAAAAGTCGTGCAGTCTCTTCGATATGACGTGATCTTGAAAGCTGGTCTAGACATGGCAAGAAA taaagTAGAAGATGCATTCTACAATAATGAACTCAGGCTGAATGGAGAAAAACTATGGAAGAAAAGTAGAACT GTAAAACTTGGTGACACGCTGGATCTCATAATAGGTGAAGATAAAGAAACAGGAACTGCTGTAGTTATGCGGGtagtcttaaaaaaattatctgacaaaacagaaagtgaaaaatacaaagTGATTTTGAGACGCTGGAAAAACTTAAAAGTGCCCAAACAGGATGTACTTAAGTAA
- the BEND3 gene encoding BEN domain-containing protein 3: MNSAEITDDEEVKIPKKNVKVETENEDEALDCSVTSRSAEKHSLDGAVTCLQDSNKRKQTSLGCDGSGGQQDALPSVKKRRFTQEGSLSNMRNRDAGSPTQVNAEQPNKNKNSNVTWLCEEESFSDVITPSYKKPLYGISHKITEKKNPPGAEQFASYELFEKINPNSPSQIRTLNDQRKRDSATAIAVAAATADSEPNIYSLIQKMFYTLNTLNTNMTQLHSKVDLLSLEVSRIKKQVSPAESVADFKPPPEYQLTSTELKQIMDQSTSGGDLACRLLVQLFPELFSDDEFGRSCSACGFLNKRKLESLHLQLIRNYVEVCYPSVKNTAVWQLECLPQVNDFFNRFWAQREMENSQQNVQSSSFYETEQVESSHFMEDKEQEEALSLDRSNVIASDYMLDAQDLNEFLDEASSPGEFSVFLLHRLFPELFDHRKLAERYSCFGDSGKQLLDPHRLQIIRRYTEIYFPDVQEEEAWLQQCVQRINDELESTYMDGSECDQMRDDCYDSSSLPDDVSIIKVEDSFEYEKPGRRSKKIWLVPIDFDKLDFPPPDFDVPVPDYLLNKEQIKSIYESSLSIGNFASRLLVLLFPELFTHENLRKQYNCSGSLGKKQLDPTRIKLIRHYVQILYPRAKNDRVWTLEFVGKLDERCRRRDTEQRRSYQQQRKIHVPGPDRREFLTYAINPERFREEFEGPPLPPERSSKDFCKIPLDELVVPNPDFPVPSLYLLSDKEIREIVQQSLSVGNFAARLLVRLFPELFTPENLRLQYNHSGACNKKQLDPIRLRLIRHYVEAVYPVEKMEEVWHYECIPSIDERCRRPNRKKCDILKKAKKAKKVTGSLNC, encoded by the coding sequence GGCTCCCTTTCAAACATGAGGAACAGAGATGCTGGCTCACCCACTCAGGTAAATGCAGAGCAGCCAAACAAGAACAAGAATTCCAATGTGACATGGCTCTGCGAAGAAGAATCCTTCAGTGATGTAATCACTCCGTCTTATAAAAAACCCCTCTATGGCATCTCACACAAAATCACAGAGAAGAAGAACccaccaggagcagagcagtttGCTTCTTACGAGTTGTTTGAAAAAATCAACCCCAACAGTCCCTCGCAAATTCGGACTTTGAACGATCAACGCAAGAGAGACTCGGCCACAGCCATTGCAgtagcagcagccacagcagatTCAGAACCAAATATATATTCTTTgatacagaaaatgttttacaCGCTGAACACCCTCAATACCAATATGACTCAGCTTCACAGCAAAGTTGACCTGTTGTCTCTGGAGGTTAGCAGAATTAAAAAGCAAGTCAGTCCAGCAGAGTCTGTTGCTGACTTCAAGCCTCCCCCGGAGTACCAGCTGACTTCTACGGAACTCAAACAAATCATGGATCAAAGCACATCGGGCGGAGACCTGGCTTGCCGGTTGCTCGTGCAGCTCTTTCCAGAGCTCTTCAGTGATGATGAGTtcggcaggagctgcagtgcgTGTGGCTTTCTCAACAAAAGGAAACTTGAATCTCTTCATCTGCAGCTTATTCGTAACTATGTGGAAGTTTGTTATCCTTCTGTGAAGAATACAGCTGTGTGGCAGTTGGAGTGTTTGCCTCAAGTCAATGATTTTTTCAATAGATTTTGGGCtcaaagggaaatggaaaacagtCAGCAGAATGTGCAATCATCCAGTTTTTATGAGACTGAGCAGGTTGAATCCTCTCATTTTATGGAGGATAAAGAGCAGGAAGAAGCTTTGTCCTTGGACAGGAGTAATGTCATTGCCTCAGATTACATGCTGGATGCTCAGGATCTCAATGAATTTTTAGATGAAGCTTCTTCACCGGGggagttttctgtttttttgttaCACAGACTGTTTCCAGAACTCTTTGACCACAGAAAATTAGCTGAAAGGTACAGCTGCTTTGGAGACTCTGGAAAACAACTGCTGGATCCTCATAGGCTTCAAATAATCCGTAGGTACACTGAAATTTACTTTCCAGACGTGCAAGAAGAAGAAGCCTGGTTGCAGCAGTGTGTTCAGCGAATAAATGATGAGCTTGAAAGTACGTATATGGATGGAAGCGAATGTGACCAGATGAGAGACGACTGTTACGATTCTTCTAGTTTACCAGATGATGTATCAATCATAAAAGTGGAGGACAGTTTTGAATATGAAAAGCCTGGCAGAAGGTCAAAAAAAATTTGGCTTGTACCCATAGATTTTGACAAACTTGACTTTCCTCCTCCTGATTTtgatgtccctgtcccagatTACCTATTGAACAAAGAACAGATTAAAAGCATATATGAAAGCAGTCTTTCTATAGGCAACTTTGCCTCTCGATTGCTTGTTCTCTTATTTCCTGAACTATTTACTCATGAAAACTTACGGAAGCAATACAACTGTAGCGGATCTTTAGGCAAGAAACAGCTCGACCCCActagaattaaattaattcGGCATTATGTGCAGATACTGTACCCTAGAGCAAAGAATGACAGAGTGTGGACATTGGAGTTTGTTGGGAAGCTTGATGAGAGGTGTCGACGAAGAGACACGGAGCAAAGGCGCTCGTACCAACAGCAACGGAAAATCCACGTGCCAGGGCCCGACAGGAGGGAATTTCTCACCTATGCAATAAACCCTGAGAGATTTCGTGAAGAATTTGAAGGGCCGCCACTGCCACCAGAAAGAAGTAGCAAGGATTTTTGCAAGATACCACTTGATGAACTTGTTGTTCCTAATCCAGACTTCCCTGTGCCTTCTCTGTATTTGCTGTCTGATAAGGAGATAAGAGAGATAGTGCAGCAGAGCCTGTCGGTCGGCAACTTTGCTGCCAGGCTTCTCGTAAGACTCTTTCCTGAACTCTTTACTCCGGAGAATCTGAGACTGCAGTACAACCATTCAGGTGCTTGTAATAAAAAACAGCTTGATCCCATCAGACTGCGACTGATCCGTCATTATGTGGAGGCAGTTTATCCTGTGGAGAAAATGGAAGAAGTGTGGCATTATGAATGTATACCAAGCATTGATGAAAGGTGCCGGCGTCCTAACAGAAAAAAGTGTGATATACTGAAAAAAgctaagaaagcaaaaaaagtgacaGGCTCTTTAAACTGCTAA